A region of Takifugu flavidus isolate HTHZ2018 chromosome 2, ASM371156v2, whole genome shotgun sequence DNA encodes the following proteins:
- the txlng gene encoding gamma-taxilin codes for MTEVCELDVASRSIVGGSDSPADLDPLCQEVADFHLGSCCAEEERGETPGREDSPSDLMEPELDPGGDSKAGEDKTFGKEVVLLMQALNTLDTPEEKLAALCKKYADLLEESRSMQKRLKVLQKKQSQIMKEKINLQGDHSKAILARSKLESLCRELQRHNKTLKDENAQRSREYEEQRKEAMLHFQMTLSDIEVQMEQHSSHNSKLRQENMDLAEKLKKLIEQYELREEHIDKMFKHKELQQQLMDTKLQRITEMMKEVEEKQQKERDLLLTDATESRRKCELMKEQEIRLKQQLSLYMDKFEEFQSTLAKSNEVFSTFRQEMEKMTKKIKKLEKETTQWRSKWESNNQALLQMAEEKTLRDGHFKALQGKLELLERLCRALHKERNDLNNRLSLLQKEGGPETPAPSEDPPVQEDQDKEDFPDSLEKEGVDQPHRPPEMPPAAQGEQEETNED; via the exons ATGACGGAGGTTTGTGAGCTGGACGTGGCCTCCAGAAGTATCGTGGGAGGGAGTGATTCTCCAGCGgacctggaccccctctgtcag GAGGTTGCGGACTTCCATTTGGGCTCGTGCTGTGCTGAGGAGGAGCGGGGGGAAACCCCCGGCAGAGAGGACAGTCCCAGTGATTTGATGGAACCAGAACTAGATCCTGGAGGAGATTCCAAGGCCGGAGAGGACAAAACGTTTG GGAAGGAGGTGGTTCTCTTGATGCAGGCTCTGAACACTCTGGACACCCCGGAGGAGAAACTCGCTGCTTTATGCAAGAAGTATGCAGACCTG CTGGAAGAGAGCCGCTCCATGCAGAAGCGGCTGAAGGTGCTTCAGAAGAAGCAGTCCCAGATCATGAAGGAGAAGATCAACCTGCAGGGGGATCACAGCAAGGCCATCTTGGCTCGCAGCAAGTTGGAGAGTTTGTGTCgggagctgcagagacacaacaAGACCCTGAAG GACGAGAACGCCCAGCGGTCCAGGGAGTACGAGGAGCAGCGGAAGGAGGCCATGCTGCACTTCCAGATGACCCTCAGTGACATCGAGGTGCAGATGGAGCAGCACAGCTCCCACAACTCCAAGCTGAGGCAGGAGAACATGGACCTGGCCGAGAAGCTCAAGAAACTCATCGAGCAGTACGAGctgagagaggag CACATAGACAAGATGTTCAAGCacaaggagctgcagcagcagctgatggacacCAAGCTGCAGAGAATCACCGAGATGATGAAGGAGgttgaggagaagcagcagaaagagagggacCTG CTGCTGACGGACGCCACCGAGTCCAGGCGCAAGTGTgagctgatgaaggagcagGAGATCCGGCTCAAGCAGCAA CTCTCGCTCTACATGGACAAGTTCGAGGAGTTCCAGAGCACCCTGGCCAAGAGCAACGAGGtcttctccaccttcagacAGGAGATGGAAAAG ATGACCAAGAAGATCAAGAAGTTGGAGAAAGAGACGACACAGTGGAGGAGCAAGTGGGAGAGCAACAACCAGGCGCTGCTGCAGATGGCCGAGGAG AAAACGTTGCGTGATGGACACTTCAAGGCCCTGCAGgggaagctggagctgctggaacgCTTGTGTAGAGCTCTGCACAAAGAGAGGAACGACCTGAACAACCGGCTAAGTCTCCTCCAGAAGGAAGGGGGACCGGAGACACCGGCACCTTCTGAGGACCCcccggtccaggaggaccaggacaaAGAGGATTTCCCTGACAGCTTGGAGAAGGAGGGTGTTGATCAGCCCCACAGACCTCCTGAAATGCCCCCAGCAGCTCAGGGGGAGCAGGAAGAGACTAATGAAGACTGA